One part of the Magallana gigas chromosome 5, xbMagGiga1.1, whole genome shotgun sequence genome encodes these proteins:
- the LOC105331864 gene encoding protein FAM124A produces the protein MTVDKLDLRTYSNMSSAFDPFWCNLCITVPKGKRKLLKKILYPLTKWIDPSFEFFNIFESDIQPRNDDKPSRTSEQCEVESVRAPSISVMLFLSENGTMSSKDVQKLFLLPPWAYHHKVELYNVRSPERTAACQEFYEIADDMPLWSVCPVHYGNEHLRVLIYVRNFHQMVEFYRVITDSEMESSKPGFCIFQMCSQPGLDIQVALKYSKYIEPYPISTTRLSFKVKSVESIGAFTGCNLEPAEGNSFIATDPDGNKVQLYQIPNTESSIPTKSVKTRGEKFSEDIKSCRSSDSHDSGRCSDSEIWCSEPEPFRNESFGLNSRTEHVLQIQENCVMPPALNTKNKIKAVYL, from the coding sequence ATGACAGTTGATAAACTCGATTTAAGGACTTACTCCAACATGAGTAGTGCGTTCGATCCCTTTTGGTGCAATTTATGCATCACTGTGCCGAAAGGAAAGCGAAAACTTCTCAAAAAAATTCTATACCCATTAACGAAATGGATTGACCCGTCTTTcgaatttttcaacatttttgaaAGTGACATCCAGCCTCGAAACGATGATAAACCCAGTAGAACTTCAGAACAGTGCGAAGTGGAGAGCGTGAGAGCACCTTCCATTAGCGTTATGCTGTTTTTATCTGAAAATGGTACCATGTCATCGAAGGATGTCCAAAAGCTGTTCCTCTTGCCTCCTTGGGCCTATCACCACAAGGTGGAGCTTTATAACGTACGTTCCCCGGAAAGAACTGCAGCCTGCCAGGAATTCTACGAAATAGCAGACGACATGCCTCTTTGGTCAGTGTGTCCAGTTCATTACGGAAACGAACATCTAAGAGTTCTTATTTATGTGAGAAATTTTCATCAGATGGTGGAATTTTACAGGGTCATTACGGATAGTGAAATGGAGAGTAGCAAACCTGGATTTTGCATATTTCAAATGTGTTCTCAACCAGGATTGGATATTCAAGTAGCTCTAAAATACTCAAAATACATCGAACCGTATCCGATTTCAACCACACGTTTGTCATTTAAGGTGAAAAGTGTTGAGTCCATCGGGGCTTTTACTGGATGCAATCTAGAACCTGCTGAGGGCAACTCATTTATAGCAACTGACCCTGATGGAAATAAAGTACAACTTTACCAAATACCAAATACAGAATCTTCTATACCAACGAAATCAGTGAAAACTAGAGGTGAAAAATTCTCAGAGGATATAAAAAGTTGCCGAAGTTCGGACAGCCATGATTCAGGGCGGTGCTCAGACAGTGAAATTTGGTGTAGCGAACCCGAACCTTTTCGAAATGAATCTTTTGGACTGAATTCTCGGACAGAACATGTGCTTCAGATACAAGAAAATTGCGTTATGCCACCAGCACttaacactaaaaacaaaatcaaagcaGTCTATTTGTAA